The Spinacia oleracea cultivar Varoflay chromosome 2, BTI_SOV_V1, whole genome shotgun sequence DNA segment taactaattagcttaattggTAGTGGTAATTTGTGTTGTCTAGCTAATTCAATAAAGTACTCCGATAGTTTAGCTACTTGCTTGAAATTTATGAAAATTACAAATAAGTTTTTAAATTCAATCATTAAAATTGCTCTTATTTTCAGCGGAATAATTGTGTTgttttctactagtgatgtTAGGATTGGAGTGGGGTAATCTCACAATAAAGTTATAAGTGTGTAACGGAGTtagatacttcctccgttcctaaatagttgcaccgttttgactttcacgtttgccaacgcataactttgaccatcaatacttataattatgtattagtaaaaattataaaaagttgatatatttaaaatatatattaagacaaACCTAACAATACTttgtataataatttttaattttatttattagtagAAAAGTGAGGTCAAAGCAAGAcaagtgaatagtgtcaaaagtcaaaacggtgcaactatttaggaacggaggaagtattttcttTAGTGAACCATATTTAACATCATCATTATCACATTAGAAGTTTAATGATATCATAAAGAATATTACAAATGTAAAAATACTCTATATCATTCAATTATACGAAGTAAACccttaatttgttaattatcgAGCAATGCATTGACCGACTAGAAAGGATTGTGCGTTCCAACTACAAGGTTGGGGTCGGGCTCAATCCACACCAGCGAGGGGGGCTTTTGGGAGAGTTTTCCCTTACCATTTTCAATTCCCTCTTTCAATGCGTTGAGCCTGCTAACCCGGGTCGATTTGACTCGAGAGGAATTTCGCCGATAGGAtcctttatatattttttttaaaagtaaacTCTTTGTTTATAAGGTAGGTACTTCCCATGATAGAGGGTCCGTTCTTTTGGATTTATTGTTGTAATTTTTCAGTTTAGTTTGTTTCAGGTCCAATATGTTTAATTCAGTTCCATTAAGCTTAATTTAACACTATTATTTAGTTttatcaattcaattcaattcaattcaattcaatatcATAATTCAGTTCGAGTCAATTCAATTGCAATCAGTTTAGTTCAATTTATCCGTTCAGGTTCATTCAACTTAAAAGAAATGCCTTCTATCACCTTTCCAACCTCATGTAGAAAGTCGCGAGAATAACAAACCAACAAGGTGCAACTTGTGAGATCAATATGAGACGTTCATACGGATgattattattttaaatattttgatgAAATGTGATAAAATATTTATTACAAATTCGTTATAATTAGATTTATTTCTCTTTTTCTCAATTACCAAAAAGTCTTAGATAAGATGAATTTACaagatttttttttccctttcaaGAGCATTACAATTACAAATGGAGAAGGAGCAATTCCAACGTTAATGTGATCTATTGTACACGTACTCAATGATTAGATTTTATCAGTTTTCCACTAAACCAAAACATCAATGATAGGTATAATAACTTTTTATATGACATATGTGTACGTCCCTAAAATGTACTTGTCTTAAAATTGAAAGATACCAACTTTGCAATATTTATATTCAATCCATCTCATATGTAATACGAAGTACTACGTACAAAACTTCATCGAGCatgaattttgttttaaaaatattGTTGctcaaaattaaatatattccgTACGTTGTATAAATATctttcaaaaaatatatatagaaatgaAATAAGAGTTATTTTAGGTGCCTAATATTGACTCTAGGCAAGTCTACGTTTCTTTGAATTTTGATAGGAACTTGTTCATATCTAGTTCGAATAAATTAGGAGAGCAAGTTGGCAATGAAAGCTACTCACTCCGTCCCCTTTTTTTCTTTATCTATTACGTTTTGGACGTCTTGTTTTAGTCTTTACGtttaaaatatttctttttacTACGTATATTATTACATAAATGTCTCTATATTCTATCAGATTTTTTATAAAAgtattataaataaatataatttgcattatttacttaattaaaaaaaaatctcgatcCACTTTACGTAATTGTTCATTCACTTGTACTCCATATGATATCAAACATAAAGAATAGAAAAGGACAGAGAAAATACCCGATTATAATCCAGGAAAAAACATCatataaagaaattaaaaaaacaagGACCTAGCCAATTAAAATAGATTCTTGCGTAcccaataaaaaaaagttaagaaaaaacaataattattaAAGGTAATAATAATAGATTCTTGCTTTTTAAATAATGACACTCCAAAATTATtaggagtgagaaagtgggatTGATTAAAGGGGCAATTTTGTCATTTTGTTCACTAAAAAACAGGCTAATTTCAAGGTAGCATTACAACAAGGGCACCTAAAAACCCCACCAAAGTCATActcatttgaaaagaattttttttttcagcaaaaaaaaaaaaggttccaAAACTTGGAAAAGGAAATGGGCCCATTAATGAAGTGGGCTGAGCCCCACAGTGGTTTCCAGTCGTAATCAACTATTTTAGCCCATCCGTCAAATTTATGACACGTACGTTTGGCCCACTTTCCATCTATGCCCTTCAAGGGTATCCTTTTTGGTGTCAGATTCTTGAGGCAAACTGTGGGCCTAGATTCCTTTCCTGTGGGTCCCTCTCACTGAAAAtagacaattttttttatttttgtcataTGACAGGTGACACATTTTATGATTTATATTTTTCATCTTGAAATTCGTGATAATTTTTAACTACTACTATTTCGTACGGAGTATTAGAATTAAAGCTAATCACTTATGTAGTTCAATTGTAAGCTTTGTACTTCGGTAAGCTCTTATGGTTTATAAGatcatataaaaaaaatcagattacaTCATATTATATCAGATCAGGTAGAAAAGTAAAAATCACTTGTAAGAAGTAATCATACTAAATCGGACTAATTAGACAATAAATTAGATAAATCAGACCATATCAGTTGAAAGAGAACAAGGTCAAAGACCACATTCAATTGTATGTTAGTTTGACAAAGACATTAAAccatttttaacaaaaaaattatactaTATGTGGCCACAGTTACATTTTTGTATTATTCATACATTAACTTTGACCACTATTTCtttataatattataaaaatcgAATGTTACGGGGTATTTTTTAACATGTTGGATTATtcttaattatatttttcaagtattacttttatattttttttactaatttatAAATTGTATATAATTACAGTTCAACTACTGCATTGACAAATGTGTTACTCAAACTGTTGCAAATATTTAGAAATAGAAATACGGAATAGTATTCATATTGTAATTATGCACTTTATATCGTGAGGTAAAAGTAAAACCACTTGGTTGTTGTTGATAATGACATCCAAATCTCATTTAAATCTTGGTATAACATTATTTCAGAAGTAAGATAATGTTAATTTGAATATGCTTAATCTCGATATAACTTTTACTTGCACACTTTTTTTATATCGAATTTCATAAGTATTGAAAAACGAATCGCTGATGTTACTCCGTAATGTAATACTTCATCTATTTCTTTTTAATTGTAACATTTTGCTTTTCTCGTAATTAGTATCTTTAATTATcgataaataaaaattataaaataaaatgataTTCGCACAATATTCATTAAAACGAatataacaagatctcacatgaatatgttttccTTAAACTATAAATTATCAATAACAaccaaaataaattatttaaatagtgtaaaaatcaaaatgtttaaacAATTTTAAAACAAATGAAGTACGTTAAAAGAAAGCACTATAGCAAAGAGGCCATAGACTACTTATCAAATGTTTAATACTCTCTATTTCTAGTTTTACCACTTTTAATCTCTTACTTATAAACTCATATCCAcctacttttaatttttaatttttaatttgtttacaCATACTAATAAAATAAGACAATCAATAAATGCAAATTAAAACAGAAAAAGAAACAACATTTTTACAAATAGAAAGACCTGAAATAAATAATTTAGAATGGCTTATGAAATCAATACCTTTTTATAGCAGAGTCATCAATTTAGCAATAATGCAATGGGGCCCACAACAAAATTTACAATTAgaataaaatcaatattttcaaaaaaaaaaaaaattgataaaaagGGGAAGTGGGCTAAGTCTAACCACTCAATCATACATATATTGACAACCTTCTTCAAGTGCTTATTGGAGAGACCCATCTAATTAAGGGGAAGGGGGGCTACTCCAATATTACAACCaacaattaatattattatccCACCCAAATTTCCATACTATAATTCTTCAATTCTCCTAACTTTGTGATTCattcaatcaatcaatcaatcaatcaactaTGTTGGGCAAGCGATCCCGACCGGCGATCGGTAAACTCGCCGGGGTGTTAAGGTCCGGGATCATCGACACGATGACAAGTCCAAGAAGTCCATTGGATTGTAGGTCGTTGTTCTCCCCCAGAGGGCTAAAGAGTAATAACTCTAATTATTATGATAAGTACGGAGGGATTGGGATCGGGTTAGGCATAGTTGTAGCCCttgaaaacaacaacaacaacaacaacaacaagtctAGTAATAAGACATGTAACGTTGTTGAGTGTGGTGGTGAAATACTAGCTAAATATGCTATTTGTAGCCAATTTTCGACCCGGTCGAGCCCGATCAACGTTACGTCGTCGTCGTCGTCAAGGAAGATTAAGAACGAGATTAACAACCATAATGGTGTATTAAGACATGATCAACAAGAAGAGGAGGAAATGATTGAGGGTTTTGACGAGGAGTTTACTTATGTCACGTGCCGTGGACCTAATAAGTCCACTACTACAGTTTACTATAGTGGTGATGAACAACGACCCAAAATTAGCAAGAAAATCGGCGTATTTAACATATCTTCTCCGGCGAGATTTTCCGGTGATTGTCGCCGTGATTCCGATTCCGATTTCCTCAGCTCGTGTCATTCGTGTAGGAAAGGTCTTCATGGCAAAGACATTTACATGTACAGGTAAATTATCTTTTCACAAAAACATTTCCGtttcttttttaattgcaccatttgaGTTTTACCACTATCTCCATATTCTTATACAGTcaattttttgtgattcatatgtaatgaaaaacatatttatgtgtaatcttgttagattcatatatactttcaaataaattttgttagatacgtctcgaaatatatatatatatatatatatatatatatatatatatatatatatatatatatatatatatatatatatatactttcaaattaaGATATTAGGGGTAAAAATACTTGTTAAACTTTCCTTTTCATCTGTCGCGTAATACTGATAACAttattgtaaaaaaaataacagGGGGGAGAAGGCATTTTGTAGTGCTGAATGCAGGCAAAGACAAATAAGGATTGATGAGAAGAAAGAACAATGCAGATCGGAAGCTTCTAGATCCGGCGAAATTTCGAGCTCGCCGTACAGTTACACTAGTACAGGACAGATCTTCTCAACTGGGATTGTAGCTGTTTAGAGGAATAATATCATAATTAGTatgttattattataataattattatctAAGCAAAGATATAATGTagaataattaatataaattagataaataacaaaaagagATGAAAAAAAAACCGGCAAATTTCCATTTTGTGACTATACATAAAAAAGAAACCAAATCCATAAGAAGAAAAAAGTAAGAAATTCTTATTGGGTTTGATCTTACATGTAACTGTAATATGAAtcataaattaaattttgatgtgAATTACAGATATTATTGTATTATATGCTTCTTtagtatataatttttttttaactatatgcttcataaatattttgatttaataGGGTCGGCTCCCGTTATTTAGCGCAGGGTCGAAATAAGTCAGAGGATTCTATAATATGGTTCAGAAAATTTTGTGGTTGAGTTgtttcttttttgagatatttGGGTTCCATTTGGAAAGTATAGAATACAGAATACTCTTTCTGTATGAATTTTGTTTTGTAGGACCATTCTTTTCCTCTTAATTATTCATTTATTGAATAAGAATATAAGGACATGTTGATGATTATGATCAACCTGAAATTCGATCTACAGAGTAAAAGTTGTACTGTCATCAATAAGTTTGTACTATTGTGGATTTATGGCGTTATACCATTTATGCTGGTTCATAGTTAGACTTGAAGAAGCTGATTCATACATTCATATCCTATTATCTTATGCAACATTATTGAACTCAAATCATTATACTGATTTTGACGTTGAATGAAACTTATTTAATCGGAACTAATATGACTTACTACGTATGACTTTGTAGATTGATTTGTTGTAAAGATCACCAAAGACCAAATATGAATATGAACTAaccaataacaaaaaaaaaaatatgacttGTTTGTCACTGTATACGTAGTCCTCGAGTATATAAGAAAAGGTCAAAAGTAACTTGCGTAGAGTACATAGAGACAATAACCCTTATTCCCGAATGTGATGAAGTCAGTTTCATGAACCTGAGAGTACCTCATATGACAATCCACGAAAATCTTCCTCCTCCATTCACTTATATCATCTTGTAAGTCCACTTTTCCATGTCCTCTTTTAAGTCCCTCTG contains these protein-coding regions:
- the LOC110778364 gene encoding FCS-Like Zinc finger 14, which produces MLGKRSRPAIGKLAGVLRSGIIDTMTSPRSPLDCRSLFSPRGLKSNNSNYYDKYGGIGIGLGIVVALENNNNNNNNKSSNKTCNVVECGGEILAKYAICSQFSTRSSPINVTSSSSSRKIKNEINNHNGVLRHDQQEEEEMIEGFDEEFTYVTCRGPNKSTTTVYYSGDEQRPKISKKIGVFNISSPARFSGDCRRDSDSDFLSSCHSCRKGLHGKDIYMYRGEKAFCSAECRQRQIRIDEKKEQCRSEASRSGEISSSPYSYTSTGQIFSTGIVAV